Proteins co-encoded in one Columba livia isolate bColLiv1 breed racing homer chromosome 14, bColLiv1.pat.W.v2, whole genome shotgun sequence genomic window:
- the INSYN2B gene encoding protein INSYN2B — protein sequence MAQQNMKMRPVLLKRNSLDSADFMRQPHHRRSKSQQVRFKDDGVNTKAELDTNPAQNLAFSTGRTEIFQDHNFLLHQSPSFPKAQKGLRNIAIQTSPSLRKHFPVFKKKKLTVSKSLTEMPTEPANSIQVNGNISEQDIMSSDLCYLRITDHFEDGFRNSEVNGQLSQRPSKAQSNGPIHSDDFSAAEKTTVSTQVPEYIHVSFPQDSNVCRDAPNTTMNLSNSLHSSTVINGNKNNENRTLSSNSEKPYPCLSNSTNCSECNPHSDSCEADKSDSELPVTSEDSSSKTTAPLSPPSNHSSSPCCLRNYQQAGEHKTDSSCATLTNDDHTIMSSTSSNASKSILSCNTEIEKNSTQSDVSQCNSCLEGFHTKSYLPRNEIKPQSKTEISEINQIHLAHGELCALQGRLQSVEESLQSNQEKIKVLLNVIQDLEKSRALSEGRNFYHTGQDLNNCSTCQNTACIIYSVEYDFRQQEGRFHQILKMLDHVDQDPASASPQKLPPDPPAPEKKEFRRKTKKVKRKCFWWI from the exons ATGGCCcagcaaaacatgaaaatgcGCCCAGTGCTACTGAAAAGGAACAGTCTAGATTCAGCTGATTTCATGAGACAGCCACACCACCGCAGGAGCAAATCTCAGCAAGTTCGATTCAAGGATGATGGTGTGAACACAAAGGCAGAACTGGATACTAATCCTGCCCAAAATCTAGCATTCAGCactggaagaacagaaatatttcaggatCACAATTTTTTGCTGCATCAATCTCCATCTTTCCCAAAAGCTCAGAAGGGGCTTCGGAATATTGCCATACAAACATCTCCCAGCCTCAGGAAACACTTCCcggtttttaaaaagaaaaagctgacagTAAGCAAGTCATTAACAGAAATGCCAACTGAGCCTGCCAATTCTATCCAAGTAAATGGCAATATTTCTGAACAAGACATTATGTCTTCGGATCTCTGTTACTTAAGAATAACTGATCATTTTGAAGATGGATTTAGGAATAGTGAAGTGAATGGTCAGTTAAGTCAAAGACCatcaaaagcacaaagcaatgGACCAATCCACTCCGATGATTTCTCAGCAGCAGAGAAGACAACTGTTTCTACACAGGTACCTGAATACATACATGTGAGTTTTCCACAAGACAGCAATGTTTGCAGGGATGCACCAAACACAACCATGAATTTAAGTAACTCACTACATTCTTCTACTGTcataaatggaaacaaaaataatgaaaacagaacGCTGTCATCTAATTCTGAAAAACCATACCCTTGCCTGAGCAATTCTACTAACTGCAGTGAATGTAATCCACATTCCGACTCTTGTGAAGCAGACAAAAGTGATTCTGAGTTGCCTGTTACCAGTGAAGATTCAAGCAGCAAGACAACTGCTCCATTATCACCTCCATCAAACCACAGTTCATCTCCTTGTTGCCTCAGAAACTATCAACAGGCAGGAGAGCACAAAACGGATTCAAGCTGTGCGACATTAACAAACGATGATCACACAATAATGTCATCGACAAGCAGTAATGCGTCAAAATCTATTCTGTCATGTAATACTGAAATCGAGAAAAATTCTACCCAGTCGGATGTCTCTCAGTGTAACAGCTGTTTAGAAGGATTTCACACAAAGTCTTATCTGCCaaggaatgaaataaaaccacaaagcaaGACAGAGATTAGCGAAATAAATCAAATTCATTTGGCACATGGCGAACTCTGTGCCCTACAAGGCAGGCTGCAGTCTGTAGAGGAATCCTTGCAGTCAAACCAGGAGAAGATTAAAGTCCTTTTGAATGTAATCCAAGACCTGGAAAAATCCAGAGCCCTCAGTGAAGG GCGTAATTTCTATCACACTGGTCAAGACCTCAACAACTGCAGCACCTGTCAGAACACTGCATGTATCATTTACAG TGTGGAATACGACTTCAGACAACAAGAAGGAAGATTTCATcagattttgaaaatgctgGACCACGTAGACCAAGATCCAGCTTCAGCTTCACCGCAGAAGCTGCCACCTGATCCCCCAGCTCCCGAGAAAAAGGAGttcagaagaaaaaccaaaaaggtgaaaagaaaatgcttctggTGGATTTGA